A region of the Myxococcus stipitatus DSM 14675 genome:
CGACGAGCTCCGTGTGGGGCGGTGAGAGGCGCGGGATGACGGCGCAGTGGCGAACGCCAGGGAGGCGCTGCAGCGCGGCCTCGACTTCCGCGAGCTCGACGCGGACGCCGCGGACCTTGAGCTGGAAGTCGGCGCGGCCGATGAAGGCGAGGGTGCCGTCGGGGAGCCAGCGCGCGATGTCGCCCGTGCGGTAGAGGCGCTCGCCGGGAGTGGAGGCGAACGGGTTGGGGAGGAAGCGCTCCGCCGTGAGGTGAGGGCTGGCGCGGTAGGCGCGTGCGAGGTTGGGGCCGGCGATGAAGAGTTCGCCCGGGACGCCGATGGGGACGGGCTGGAGCAAGCCGTCGAGGACGTAGAGCTGGCAGTGCCCCAAGGGGCTGCCGAGGCTGACGGGAGGCTCTGACGCGTCCGCGGTGACGCAGAGGGTGGTCTCGATGGGCCCGTAGGTGTTGATGAGCCGTGTGTCGGTGAGGGCGAGCTGGCGCACGAGCGTGTCGGGCAACACCTCGCCACCGGACACGAGCACGCGCAGACGTCGCAGGGCCTCGGGTGCGCCGGGCTCCTCGAACGCGGCGGCGAGCCCGGAGGGCGTGAGGGACACGTGGGTGATGCCGTGCTGGAGGATGTCGCGCCCCAGGTGCAGGGGGCCGACGGGCCGCATCACCACGCGGGCGCCACGGGTGAGGCTGTAGAGCAGCTCCTCGAAGTGGATGTCGAAGGAGAGGCTGCTGGAGGCCGCCCACGTCGCTCTGGGCGAAGTGGCGTAGAGGGCGTCGAGCGCGGCGAAGCAGTGGAAGAGGTTGCGCTGGGTCAGCTCCACGCCCTTGGGCTCACCCGTGGAGCCGGAGGTGTAGAGGACATAGGCGAGGTGGTCCATCCGCGCGGTGACAAGGGGCGCGAGAGGGGCGGCGCTCCTGGTGGCGTCCTCGGGCTGGACGAAGGGGATGTCGAGCGGTGTGCCGTCGAACAGCGACGGGCGCGAGACGATGAGGCACGCCTCCGACTTGCGCAGGAGTGAGGCGCGGCGCGCGGAGGGGTGCGCGGGCTCCAGCGGAAGACAGGCGGAGCCGCTCAGGTGGATGGCGAGGAGGGAGACGACGCAGTCCGCGGAGCGCTCCAGGCACAGGCCCACGACGCGCTCGGGCCCGGCGCCCAGCGCCGTCAGGTGGGCGGCCAGGCGCGAGGCTTGGGAGAAGAGCTGCGCGAAGGTGAACGAGCCCTCGGGGGACACGAGGGCGATGGCGTCGGGCGTGCGCCTGGCGGAGTCGAGGAGGAGCGAGGCCAGGGGGACGTCGCCGTCGAGGGCCCACGGTGAGGCATTGAAGTCCCGCACCACCCGCCGGTGCTCCTCGGTGCCCAGCAGGGACAGCGCGCCCACGGGCAGGGTCGGTGTCTCCAGTGCGTGCTTCAGCAGGCGCACGTAATGGAACAGCATCCGACCCGCGCTCGCCGCGTTGAAGAGCTGGGTGTCGTACTGGAGATACAGCTCGAACCCCGAGGCGGTCTCGCTGACGGAGAGGCTCAGGTCGAACTGGCTGGTGCCGTTGTCGACGAAGAGCGGCCGAGGGGTGAGCCCTTCCGCGACCTGTCCATCCCACGCGCGGTTCATCCGGTTCAGGTCGAACAGGACTTGGAACAGCGGCGTCTGGTGGAGGGTGCGCTCCACCTGGAGTGCCTCGACGACGCGCTCGAAGGGGGCGGCCTGATGGGAGAAGGCCTCCAGCGCGGTGGTGCGGACATGAGACAGCAAGCCGGCGAAGGACGTGCTGGCGCTCACGCGGGTGCGGAGGACGACGGTGTTGATGAAGAGTCCGACGACGTCATCCACAGCGGGGTGCGTGCGGCCCGAGACGGGGACACCCACGCACAGCTCCTCCTGCGCGGAGTATCGGTGCAGCAGCGCGGCGAAGGCGGCATACAGCGCCATGAACGGCGTGACGTGGTGCTCGCGGCACAGCTCGGCCAGGGCGCGGGTCATCGCGGGGCTGAGCGTGTGAGGCGTGGTGAAGGCGCCTTCGTCTCCTCGCGTCGCCGGGCGCGGCTTGTCGAGCGGCAGTGACAGGGACGTGGGCGCCCCCGCGAGCTGCTGCTTCCAGTAGTCGAGGTGGCAGTCCTCTTGCGCGCGCACGGCGGGGGAGCGCAGCCACGCGGCCGCGTCCGCCTGGGTGAGTGCCACGGCGGGGAGCGCGGGCTCGCGGTGCCGGCTCAGAGAGGCGTATGCCTGGGCCAGCTCCCGCAAGAGAATCTCCACCGACACCCCGTCGACGAGGATGTGGTGCAGCACGAGCAGCAGCACGTGGTGCTCGGCGCCCAAGCGGAAGAGACGGAAGCGGTACAGCGGCCCCTCCGCGAGCGAGAAGGCGCGGCGGGCCTCCTCACGCAGCCGGGCCTGGAGGCGCTCCGCAATATCTCCAGCCGTCGCGGTGAGGTCCTCACGGGTGGGAAGCGGACGCAGGTGCGGCACGGGGTGGCCGTCCTGCCGCGATTGGAGTGAGGACTCCATGGCCGCGACATCGAGGGGGGCTCGCCGGGCCTGGAGGCGCGTCGAGGTGTCTCCCTCCGTCGCGGTGAGGTCCTCTCGTTGCAGCACTTCGGCGGGAAGCGGGCGCAGGTGCGGCACGGGGCGGCCGTCGTCGGGGACGAAGACTCCGCGCAGCGAGGCATGGCGCTCCAGCAGCAGCCGGAGCGAGGACTCCATGGCCTCGACATCGAGGGGACCCTTCAGCTCCAGCGCTTCCGGGATGTGGTAGGCGCGCAGCGACGGCTGGAGCTGGTGGATGAACCAGAGGCGCTCCTGAGCGGGCGCCGGGAGGAGCGGCTCATCCGCGCGGCGAGGCGCAGGCGCCGGGAGCGGCTCGGCCTGCTCCAGGGATGGACTCGAGAGGACACGCGCGAGGGCTTCGAGGGTGGGCGTGGAGAAGACGGTGGCGAGGGGAAGCTCGACGCCGAAGGACTGGCGGATGCGCGCCACCAGCCGGGTGGCGGTGAGAGAGTGGCCGCCCAGGGAGAAGAAGTCCGAGCCGCGGTGGACCTGCTCCACATGGAGGACCTGGCGGAAGAGCAGGGCGAGCAGCTCTTCCGCGGGGCCTCGGGGCGGCTCCACGGGCGCAGTGGTGTCGGCGGCGGGCTCGACGGGAAGCGCGGCGAGGGCCTTCCGGTCCACCTTGCCGCTGGTGTTCATCGGCAGCGCGTCGAGCGGGCACAGGCGCGAGGGCACCATGGCCTCTGGCAACAGCCTGGCGAGTGCCCTGCGCAGCGCACGCAAATCAGGCGAAGACTCCTCCGAGGTGAAGAAGGCCACCAGCTCCGTGTCCCGCGCCGACTGCCGCGCGATGACCGCGGCCTGTCGGATGCCGTCGAGCCGAAGCAGCGCGGCCTCCACCTCCTCGAGCTCCACGCGCACGCCACGGACCTTGAGCTGGAAGTCGGTGCGGCCGAGGAAGGACAAGGTGCCATCCTCGTTCCACCGGACGCGGTCTCCCGTGCGGTACAGGCGGGCTCCGGGAACCTCGCTGAAGGCATCCGGAATGAAGCGCTCGGCGGTCAGGTCCGCTCGGGCGCGATAGCCCCGACCCACTCCATCTCCACCGACGAACAGCTCGCCGGGCACGCCGATGGGCTGAGGCTGGAGCGCGTCATCGAGGACATAGAGCCGGCTGCGGTCCAACGGCTTGCCCAGGCTGACGGGGTGCTGCGCATCACAGCGCTCCACGGCCACGCAGACGCTCGTCTCGGTGGGGCCATAGGCGTTGACGATGCGCGTGTTCGTGAAGGCGAGCTGCCGCACCAGCGCATCCGTCAGGGCCTCGCCGCCGGTGACCACGACCCGGAGTCGACGAAGGGCCTCGGCGGCGCCGGGCTCCTCGAAGGCGGCGGCGAGCGACGAGGGCGTGATGACGATGTGGGTGATGCCGTGCTGGAGGATGTCGCGCCCCAGATGGAGAGGGCCGACAGGGCGGAGCACCACGCGGGCACCGCGCGAGAGGCTGTAGAGCACCTCCTCCAGGTGCATGTCGAAGGAGACGCTGCTGGAGGCAGCCCACGTCGAGCCGGGAGCGGTGTCGTAATGGGCGTCGAACGAGTCGAAGCAGTGGACGAGGTTGCGATGGGTGAGCTCGACGCCCTTGGGCTCGCCGGTGGAGCCAGAAGTGTAGAGGACGTAGGCGAGGGAGTCGGGCCGAGGCGACCGGGGCGAAGCCCGAGGGGCGTGGGCCTCGTCACCGGGCTGGACGAGCGCGACATCGAGTGGGGCGCCGTCGAACAGCGCCGGGCGCGAGATGAGGAGCCGTGCGTTGGACGCACGCAACAACGCGGCCCTGCGCGTGACGGGGTGCGACGGATCGAGCGGGAGACAGGCGGCGCCGCTGAGCTGGATGGCGAGCAACGCGACGACGGAGTCCGCGGAGCGCTCCAGGCACAGGCCGACCACACACTCAGGGCCCGCGCCGAGCGCGGCGAGGTGAGAGGCGAGCAGGGCCGCGCGGGCGTGGAGGCCCGAGAAGGTGAGGGTGGTCTCCGGCGTCACCAGCGCGACGGCGTCCGGAGTGCGCGCCACGGCGGCCTGGAGCAGGGACGCGAGGGTGGCCGCTTCATCGAAGGGCCGCTGGGTCGCGTTGAAGTCCCGCAGGACGTGTTGGCGCTCGGCCCGCGAGTGGAGCGGGTGATGTCGCAGGGGAACTTCAGGTGACTGGAGCGCGTGGTCCAGGAGCTGGAGGTAGTGGGTGGCGAAGCGCTGGATGTTCGCCTCGTCGAACAGCTCGGTCCGGTAGCGGAAGAAGAGCTCGTATTCCTCCTCGACCTTGTAGACGGTGAGCTGGAGGTCGAAGGCGCTGGCCTCGGGGCTCACATGCAGCGTGCGTGGCGCATGGGCGGGGAAGGCCGACGCGAGCGGATGCTCCAGGCGGCTCATGTCGAACATGACCTGGAACAGCGGCGACTCGCCGGGGACTCGCTCGGGCAGGAGCCTCTCGACGACCCGCTCGAAGGGCGCGTGCTGGTGGGCGACGGCCTCCAGCGCGGTGGTGCGCACGTGCGTGAGCAGGTCCACGAAGGAGGCCCGCTCCTCCACGCGCGTGCGCAGGACGACGGTGTTGATGAACAAGCCGACCAGGTCATCGGCGGCGGGATGCGTGCGGCCCGAGACGGGTGTGCCCACGCACAGCTCGTCCTGTCCGGAGTACCGGTGCAGCACCACCGCGAAGGCGGCGTGGAGCACCATGAAGGGTGTCACCTGGTAGCGCTGGCACACCGCGCCGAGCGACTGGCGGAGCGCGGGCGGCAGGCGTTCGCGCGGCGTGACGGCGCCTCGGTCGCTGACGACGCTGGGGCGGGGCCGCTGGGTGGGGAGCGCGAGTCGAGAGGGGGCTCCCGCGAGCTGGCGTGCCCAGTAATCGAGGTCCGCGGCCTCACGCGAGGCGCCCTGTTGCGCGCGTTGCCAGGCCACGAAATCGGAGAACGTGAGCGCGGGCTCGGGCAGGAGCGACTGCCTCTGTCCGGCGGGGGCCGCCAGCAGGCGTCCCAGCTCGCGGAACAAGATGTCCAGCGACATCCCATCCATGACGAGGTGGTGCATCACGAGCTGGAGGACGTGGTGCTCGGGGGTGATGCGGAACAACTGGAAGCGGTAGAGCGGCCCCTGCTCCAGGTCGAAGAGACGCTGGGCCTCCTCCCTCAGCCGGGCCCAGGGCAGCGTCCCAGGTGTCTCTTCCACGTGAAGCACGCGCTCCGCGACGGGATGCAGGCGCGGAACGGGCTGTCCCTCCCGCGAGACCACGAGCGTGCGAAGCGCGGCGTGTCGCTGGAGCAGGCGCTGGAGGGAGTCCTCCAGCGCGGCCACATCCAGCGGTCCTCGCAGCTCCACCGTCTCGGGATGGAGATAGGCGCGCAGCCCTGGCTGGAGCTGGTGGATGAACCACATGCGCTCCTGTGACGCGGAGACGCCGCGAGGCACATCGTCCGGGAGCCGCGTGGGCTCGGAGTCGCTCGAGACGGGGGCGTGGGTGCGCTCGGTGATGTCGCGGGCGAGCTCGACCACGGTCCTCGCGGCGAAGCTCGGCGTGAGCGGCAGGTCCACGGCGAAGGTCCGCCGGATGCGGGAGATGAGGCGGGTGGCGCTGAGGGAGTGGCCGCCCAGGTCGTGGAAGGCCGCATCCCTTGCCACGTCCTGAATCCCGAGGACCTCACCGACCAGCTGCGTGAGCAGCTCTTCGACATGCCCGCGCGGCGCGTGCTCGACGGCGTCCGAGCCCCCGTCCTCCTGGAGCGGCAAGGGCTGGGCGGCGAGCGCGCGGCGGTCCACCTTGTTGTGGTGTGTCAGCGGCAGGGCATCCCGGACCACCACCACCGACGGCACCATGAACTCGGGCAGCCGATGACGCAGGGCCGCGCGGAGCGCTCGTGAGTCGAGCTGCTGCCCCGGAGCGGCCACCACGTGCGCCACCAGCTTCTTGTCCGCGTGGGCCCCCGCCTGGGCCACCACCGCGGCGTCGCGCACGGAGGGCAGGGCGCGCAGAGCGGCCTCCACCTCGGCCAGCTCGATGCGGAACCCGCGAATCTTCACCTGGTGGTCCGCGCGACCGACGATGTCCAGCACCCCATCGTCGCGCCAGCGAACCAGGTCTCCGGTGCGGTACATCCGCGCGCCGGGGATGCCGTGGAAGGGGTCGGGCAGGAAGCGCTCCGCGGTCAGCGCGGGCTGCTCCATGTAGCCCCGGGCGAGCCCCTCGCCTCCGAGGTACAGCTCTCCCACGACCCCCGGGGCAACGGGCTCACCGTGCACGTCGAGCACATACGCGCGCACGTTGCTGATGGGCCGCCCGATGGGCATCGACTCCGCGGCCTGCGCGGCCTGCGTCGCGGTGAAGGTGGTCGCGAAGACGGTGGCCTCGGTGGGGCCATACCCGTTGGTGACGGGCAGGTTCAGCGTGTCGACCACGCGGCGCACGTGCGTGGGGGAGACGGCGTCGCCACCGGACAAGAGCTGTTTGACGGGGCGCAGCAGCTCCAGGTTCTCCTCCACGACCTGGGAGAACAGGGCCGCCGTCAGCCAGAGGGTGGTCACCCGGGCCTCGCGGATGACCCGCGCCAGCTCCTCGAGAGAGGGGACACCCGGGGGCATCACCACCAGCCGCCCGCCGGTCAGCAGCGCGCCCCAGATTTCGAGCGTGGAGGCGTCGAAGGAGATGGGTGTCAACAGCAACTGCGTTTCATCCGGGCCGAAGCGCGCGTAGCTCACGCCCAGTTGGTTGCGCAGCACGCCCTGGTGCGTGGTGCCGACGCCCTTGGGTCTCCCCGTGGAGCCGGAGGTGAAGCCCACATAGGCCAGGGAGTCGGGCCAGGCGCGCGAGGGGGGCACGGGCTCGTGCGCCCGCGCGACTTCGTCCACCATCACGCGGGGCAACTCTTCCCCGGGCAGTCGCGAGGCGAGCGCGCGCGAGGTGAGGAGCACGCGGGGGCGGGCGTCCTCCATCATGGCGACCAGTCGCTCCCGGGGATACGCCACGTCCAGCGGGACATAGGCGCCCCCCGCCTTGACGATGGCGACCACGGCGACGATGAGGTCCAGCGAGCGCTCGACGGCGAGCCCCACGCGGACATCCGTGTCCACGCCCACCTGCCGCAGCCTCGCGGCCAGCGTGCTGGCCCGGTCATCCAGCTCCCGGTAGGTGAGGCGCTGCGCTCCGAACTCGACGGCGACCTTGTCTCCGAAGCGCGTCACCACCCGCGCGAAGACCTCCGGCAGCGTGGCGTCGCGGGGATAGTCAGACGCCGTGGCGTTCCACTCCACCAGGACCCGTTGCCGGTCGGACTCGGCCAGTCGCGTGGGCGTCGCGGAGGTGTTCTCGGGTTCCATGGGATGGACCTGGGCGGGGGCGCCGGGCTTCGAGTCAAGCGGGAGGGACAGGCCGGCGCCGTGGGGGACGGAGGGCGTTGTCATGAAGGGGAGAGGACCGAGGGGTGAATCACAGCATCACGCGCAGGCTCATGCCGACGCGCAGCAGGTCCAGGTCCGTGGCGGGGAACTCCGCCACCACGGCGGGGTCGGGGCGGAAGCGGAACTCACCGCCGCGAGGGCCGAAGGGCGCCTCGATGTACCCGGCGATGTTCACGTTCCTCCGCACGAAGCCGAGGTCCAGGCGGCCCAGGAAGGAGGGGTCGCCCAGGTTGCCCATCGCGGTCAGCGTCAGCGACGGCTCGTAGACGCTGCGCCGCGTGACGGAGAACTGCGCCAGGCCATACGTGCGCCCGAGGAACAGGGGGCGGTAGTCCCCCGTCGACTGGAGCCAGGTGAGGAGCCGGCGGTTGTCATCGCCCAGCTGATTGTAGAAGCCCTCCAGCCGCGCGACGGCGAGGTGGAGGTCGCCCAGGCGGAAGTTCGCGGACACTCCGCCGCTCACCTGCAGGTGGGGGCCCTCCAACCGGCGCTCGACGAAGCCCTCGGGCGTGTCGCGCCACAAGCGCGTCTCCGAGTCGTGCACGAGCGCGACCTCGGCGTTGAAGTCCAGAATCCCGAGGCCCAGGGAATAGTCCAACCCATACCGCGGACGTCGCCGCTCGAGGAACGCGGCGGTGGCGATGAGCTCGCTGGTCCCCAGGGCAATCTCCGCGCGCACCGCGCCGCCATAGCGCACGTCGGAGAGCTTGCCGTCACCCCCCGGCGCTTCTTCCAGGGCGCCGGTCGCGAGCACCCACAGGTTCGCGCGCAGCGACTCGAAGGGAATGTTCACCTTCACCATGTCCACGCCCTGGCGCGCGTCGAACACACCCAGCGGGTCCGGGTTGGGCGTCCGCATGAAGTCGGTGGTGTTCCAGACGCGGGAGCTGCCCCACTTGATGTACTGCCGGCCGACCATGACGAAGACCTGGTCGAAGAGGCCGAAGTAGAGCCAGAACCTGTCGAGGCTGACCCTGGGGGTGGAGAGCTCCGGAGAGAGCGGGTCATAGACGAGCCGTCCCACCGCGTACGCCCGGATGCTGTCCTGGGGCCTGAAGTCGAGATTCACATCCACGAGCCCCGGGAAGTAGGGCTGCGCCGTCGAGGCGTCATCCGAGGCCCGTCGGGAAACCATGACATCCGCGCGCTGGAAGTAGAACCCTCGCAGCGTCAACGAGGCGGGCGCGGAGGTGTCTTCGACGCGAGGCGTCTCCAGCCCTTCCTCGAACGGATTCCGCGAGGGGGGCTCCTCCTCCCGCGGCACCACCGAGTCCCCAGGACCTGACTCGTCCGTGATGGTCGCGGGACGCAACAGGTCGTCTTCTGTCTGGGAATCCACCGTCGCGGCGGGCGCCGCGGCTTCGGAGGCGGAGGGAGGTGCGGCCTGACTCCATCCCGATGCGACCGCCACACTGCAATGCAGCAGACATGTGACAAGGAGGGCACGGGGACGCAGAACTGGCATGTGGCTGGCATTCTAGCCATCAGTCGCGCGCCGGAGACATGCGTGGCGTCCGATTTCGCGGCGCGGCAATTCATATCGAGGAGAACCCGTATCGCCTGAACACGGGTGCGGTCACGGTTTGTAATATGAGGCAAATATACGGCCTGTGTATTGACACTCCGGTCGGGTTCCCGGGACCATGCCGCCCCTTGCTCAGCGAAGGTTGGGAGGCGTCATGGAATTGAAGGCGTCGGAGTCATCACCTGTTGCTTCTTCGACGGTGTCCGAAGCTTCCTCCGCTCCGATGGAACTCGCGGCGTCGGAAGTCGTGCCGCCCCCGGAGAAGCTGGATGAGATCGAGGAGATTGATTTCTTGCTCGAGGAAATCGAGAGCAAGATTGCTCCGCTTGCCCTGGCGTGAGGACCCAGGACCCCTTGCGCTCGTATCAAGAGGTCTTCTCCGCCTACTGGCATCCCGTCGCCTTCTCCCATGAGGTCCAGGAGCGGCCCGTTGCGTTCCGGTTGCTGGGGACGGAGGGGGTGGTCTGGCGGAGTGATACAGGCGTCGCGGCCACGCAGCGCTACTGCGCACACCGTGGGGCGGACCTGTGCCAGGGCGAACGCGTCACGCAGGGGCTTCGCTGTGCATTTCATGGTTGGACTTATGGGCGGGACGGCCAGTGTCTGAGGATACCCTCCCAGCCCTCGGCGCCCATTCCGGCCTCGGCCCGGCTTGATACATATCGCTGTCATGAGCGGTATGGGCTCATCTGGGTCTGCCTCGCGGACACCCCCGCGGCCCCGCTGCCGGAGTGGCCGGAGCTGGAGGACGGCACCGTCGCCGCCGTCGCGCTGCCTCGGCTGGACTGGGAGGTGTCGGCGGGGCGGATGATGGAAATCATCCTGGACGTGGCGCACCTGTCCTGGGTGCACCGGGGCACATTTGGCAATCCCGAGCAGCCGGAGGTGCCCCCCTACGAGGTGGAGCGGCACTCCGGAGGGGTTCGCTCACGCATCGTCTACCCGGCGCTCGCGCCAGGGATGGAGGGGGCCCCGGGGCGCGTGGACCGGACGACGTTGACCTACGACGTGACGCTCCCCTTCGCGGTGCGCCTGGCCTTCAAGCCGACGCTCTTCTACGCGCACACCGTCTATGCGGTGGCCTCGCCCCTCTCCGAAGAGAAGATGCAGTGCTTCTACTTCGCGTCCCACCACCCGAAGATCCGCAACTTCGGGGAGATGTTCGTGAAGTCGGAGCTGGCCATCCTGGAGCAGGACCGCCGCGTCGCCGAGGGCCAGCGCCCCCGGGCACATCCGGTGGACTTTGCCCACGAGGTGCACGTGAAGGCAGACTCCCTCCCCATCGAATACCGCCGCGCCGTCGCGGCCTTGCGCCTGGGGGATGCTCCACGGCTCCCTGGGCTGGAGTGAGCATGAACGTGCGTTCTGGCGGGCGGGTGGGGCTGGGAGTCGTGCTGGCGCTGATGGTCGGGGCCTGCCGTCAGAAGGAGGCGGCGACCCAGGCGCCCGTGACGCCCGTGGCGCCGGTGGCTCCCAAGCCCTCCGCCGCGGTGGACGTGAAGGTCGACCCGGTGGCGCGCGGCCGGTATCTGGCGGAG
Encoded here:
- a CDS encoding Xan family putative trans-acting RiPP leader peptide; the protein is MELKASESSPVASSTVSEASSAPMELAASEVVPPPEKLDEIEEIDFLLEEIESKIAPLALA
- a CDS encoding Rieske 2Fe-2S domain-containing protein, yielding MRSYQEVFSAYWHPVAFSHEVQERPVAFRLLGTEGVVWRSDTGVAATQRYCAHRGADLCQGERVTQGLRCAFHGWTYGRDGQCLRIPSQPSAPIPASARLDTYRCHERYGLIWVCLADTPAAPLPEWPELEDGTVAAVALPRLDWEVSAGRMMEIILDVAHLSWVHRGTFGNPEQPEVPPYEVERHSGGVRSRIVYPALAPGMEGAPGRVDRTTLTYDVTLPFAVRLAFKPTLFYAHTVYAVASPLSEEKMQCFYFASHHPKIRNFGEMFVKSELAILEQDRRVAEGQRPRAHPVDFAHEVHVKADSLPIEYRRAVAALRLGDAPRLPGLE